The following DNA comes from Anaerolineae bacterium.
GTGGGAAAGGGCGGTCGCCGCCATCTCGGCGGCCGCTCGGGAGTAGACCTTGTACCCGCTCTGGATGTCGGGGTAGTCGCCGAAGGCAGCGAAGTAGGTGCTGCTCAGTTGTCTGCCCATGCGGGCAGAGTGGAACTGGAGTGCCTGCCACAGCACGCGGTCGGTGAGGATCTCATACTGCGCCCGCTCAAATCCCAGCGGCCGAGCCCGGTCCGGCCTACCCCCGGAGACGATGACCAGGCCCGCGCCCGTCTCCTCCTGCATCTGGCGGGCCAGCTCCAGAAGCGCCGGCATGTCCTCCAGGCGATGATCCCCGTCGCTGTCGCGGGTCACGATGAAGGCCGGCTCCTCGGGGAGCACGGCCGCCATGCCCGCGGCCAGGGCCCCGCCCTTCCCCAAGTTGGTGGGAAGGTACAGATAGCGCAGTCCCCGCTCCTCGGCCGCCCGGCCCACCGCCTCCCGCCAGCGCGGTTGGCCGTCCAGCACCACAGCCACCATCTCAGGGCGGCAGTAGCGCTCCACTCCGACCAGGGTGC
Coding sequences within:
- a CDS encoding glycosyltransferase, which codes for MPVSHPDVGMVVPTWYPADADEALVRSLLERTLVGVERYCRPEMVAVVLDGQPRWREAVGRAAEERGLRYLYLPTNLGKGGALAAGMAAVLPEEPAFIVTRDSDGDHRLEDMPALLELARQMQEETGAGLVIVSGGRPDRARPLGFERAQYEILTDRVLWQALQFHSARMGRQLSSTYFAAFGDYPDIQSGYKVYSRAAAEMAATALSHACEEGEGGGLSRCGVETIPAVEVLAAGGEMGVVARRTLQEQPVSGYRGVDARRMYAEPLAWALRRLRVPGGSAAVLLDGALLRSPLAFDYRRREELLAVRDWVLEALGAPRPLAWGARFV